AAGGGTAGAACCTTCTTGCCCAAGTGTAGTGCATCGGCTCCAAGGCCGGCTTCACAGCCTAGGTTCATACAGCACAAGAAAGAGGCATTTTGGTTCTATAGGTTTCTCTCGATTGTGTATGACCATATCATAAACCCTGGGCACTGGACTGAGGACATGAGGGAAGATGCGCTTGAGCCTGCTGACCTCAGCGACAGGAATATGATAGTCGTAGATGTCGGTGGTGGAACTGGTTTTACCACTTTGGGGATTGTTAAGCGCGTGGACGCCAAGAATGTGACAATTTTAGACCAGTCGCCTCATCAGCTTGCTAAGGCTAAGCAGAAGGAGCCCTTGAAGGAATGCAAAATAATCGAGGGTGACGCAGAGGATCTCCCTTTTCCTACTGATTATGCAGATAGATATGTATCGGCAGGAAGGTATATTGTGCAATATCTTTTTGGTCTTATTCTACCTTTTCTTTATGCGATATTGTAGGGCACTTTTATTGTCTACTGTCCTTAATTCAATTCCTAACCATGTAGTGCTATTTTTTCATAGTATGTGTGGTCTTGGTTGAATTCAATTCCACACGTCTAGATATTTCAATCTTCTCCTCCCCTTTCCTTGCCAAGCTCACTGGATTTGGttcacctaaaaaaaaaaaggagaaacgATTGTAGCTGCTAAGTCTGAAGAATAATTGATCAATATTGTACTTGAGCTTGTTTTCCAgagtaaaataaatatgaagatTTCTTTTATTGCAATTTCCAGAATACTTGAGCTTGTTTTCTCCATTAAAAATGAGTTAGCCAAAATTCTATTGCAATTTTCATTACCAATTGACACAATTAGAtaagtttgtttttatatatgtagGGTATGTATTGTGCATATGAATGATAAAAGCATGATTTACGGAGAACCTTAAAGGAATTGAAAACAAATATATGCCAATcttagagagagattttttgtCTCTTATGGAGACTCTGATTGCATTTTTCAGTATTGAGTACTGGCCAGACCCACAGCGTGGCATCAAGGAAGCATACAGGGTGTTAAAACTTGGAGGAAAAGCATGCGTAATTGGCCCTGTTTATCCAACATTTTGGCTGTCTCAATTCTTTGCAGATGCGTGGATGCTCTTTCcaaaggaggaagagtactTGGAGTGGTTCAAAAAGGCTGGATTTAAGGATATCAAATTGAAAAGGATTGGCCCAAAATGGTATCGTGGGGTTCGTCGCCATGGGTTGATAATGGGATGTTCTGTTACAGGTGTAAAACCCGCATCTGGGGATTCTCCATTGCAGGTAAAATTCTTCATTTTAACTTCTCAGTTGTTATTACATTTTTTAGAGTTTAAATAGCATTTGGAGTGGTGTatgcatttttatttgttataccATACCTCCTATCTGTGAAAATTTGATCTTTCAAATTTATCCTAGCGTTGTGACTTCTAACAATATCACCAACTGTATCCGTACTTTTCCCATCTAATTAATAATGAGTATATTTAAGTGCATGTGAAGGCCTGCTAAACTCCATTAGTCTTCTTAGAAGTATAGATACTTGGTTCTGTCAACGTGTGTTTTGGTTCTCTCTTTATGTTTTGGCTTAGTGTACTCCATACCATATTGATTTGTTTCGACAAATTGCTGCCTAAGAGTTAGACCATATACCAACTGACTCAATAGTAGTTATGGATctgttaatttaaaatttgattttttgtgaAGTAGCAAACTGAGGTATTCTGTAACATGAAACATGTTGTATAACAAGTACAACATAATTATTCAGTtaccaagaaagaaaaacaaaataaacaagatTGATATTGATACAACTCCAACTATTGGCAGTACCATGGATGATGTTGTTAGAATAAAGAGCGTGCAGCACTAGGAAGAAGATATGAGTGAAGCATTGACATCTTCTTTTATTGTGAGTTATCAATCATTCGTGATATTCTACATTTCTACATGAATGGACATTAAGATCCACAAGTTTGGCTTGAAGAATTGGACAGATGGAGTCTTGCTATTGTGGagtcttttgaaaattaaaaagtaaaaagtaaaaaagaattaCTTTATAATGAACTTGTGTTGTTCTTTCAACATGATTATTTAGGTTTTGTACTCATCTTAAGTTTGTGACTCTGATTTTATGGATTGAAGCTTTCTGAGACCAAGGTGTTTGaaatttctttagtttcttttgtGCTTCCATGCATATGAATTTCCTGTTGCCCTTTAGTTTTAACATTGGATTGGAACCTTTAATTTCACTACTAGGTTTTAAAAGGATCTCATTATGGTAGTTTGGGagaaaatttcaatattaagAGTTCTGGAAAGCCGATAGGCTGCATTTTTAAAGGGAGGGTTCAATCAAGTAAAAAGCATTTTTTGCTTGTCAGTGTTCAGTCTCAGTGGCACTGTCATGGTTCCACTTTCACTACCAGAAGTGCTAATTCCCTTTAACTAGAACATCTCAATTTCTTGGCTTAAGTCTTGACACAATTAAATAGCAAAAGTAAATTCATCCTGAATATTCAAATttatcccccccccccaaaaagaaattgtgcTTTTACTTAAGACCTGGCTACCATTCAGCTTTACTGGACGGCCAAATAAGGTTCATGCTGACCACTCCATATTGTTTTTGGGTATTAATTTTACCAAGCTTGGTTTTTTTTCCATGGTAGTAAACAATGGTGATCACAAAGTTTCATGTTATTGTACTAATTTAGAATGGGACTATAATTCATTGGAGGGGGATAGTGGGTGTACCTGTATGCTTGTGTCATCGGATAATTCTAACTTAAATGCTTTACAATAGTTTGATTTCCCAACTATTCTTTCCACTTTTTATGGTTCCATGTTCTCTCGAGACTTACAAGGTTTTGGATTTTAATGCAGCTTGGTCCGACGGCAGAGGATGTAACAAAACCTGGAAATCCTTTGGTGTTTTTTATGCGCTTCTTATTGGGTGCCATGGCGGCTACTTACTTTGTTATCATTCCAATTTACATGTGGCTCAAAGATCAAATCGTACCCAAAGGACAACCAATATGAGACAGTGAGATTCTGGTTGGCAGTTGTACCGGAGTGTGATGCTCTTCTCGGAGTAGATTTTCTTCTCTTACAGAATAAATTGCGTGTCCGCCGTCCGTGGTCTTTTACTTTCGTTTCTATGTTTCTGTTCAAGGGTAATAGCTTGGTTCTTCTAGTATAAGTTTCTACCAGAATATTCCGTTGTTTAAGTTTCTTACTGTTCAAAGTTTTGCGAGTAACCAATGTTAAGATGGCTATATTTCTGATAAGCTACTATATGGAATTTATATCTGTTGATTAACTCCTGAGCTAAGACAGCTGTAGAAAATGCTATGGTGATCTTTTTATTCACTTGATACACGTAATCAgtttgtttttctgtttttcgCTTTGGTAGGAAAGTATCCATGTCTGTAAGTTTTATTGTGTTCATTTAAGATTGTGTTCATTTCTTAAATTTCACATTTtaggaaaaagagaaggaaaagatgTAATTGAACGTAGCCTTGCTATATGGGATTTCTTAAGAATCATATAGGGGTGGCAATTCATATTTTTTGGTCGTATTCATGACATGtgaagtcataaatattttactatatcGATGAATTCAAACTC
This genomic window from Carya illinoinensis cultivar Pawnee chromosome 7, C.illinoinensisPawnee_v1, whole genome shotgun sequence contains:
- the LOC122316801 gene encoding 2-methyl-6-phytyl-1,4-hydroquinone methyltransferase, chloroplastic-like isoform X1 — translated: MASAMLNGAENLTLIGGINPKRLGFIGSDFHGRHFSKMGLVSCSRTSKGRTFLPKCSASAPRPASQPRFIQHKKEAFWFYRFLSIVYDHIINPGHWTEDMREDALEPADLSDRNMIVVDVGGGTGFTTLGIVKRVDAKNVTILDQSPHQLAKAKQKEPLKECKIIEGDAEDLPFPTDYADRYVSAGSIEYWPDPQRGIKEAYRVLKLGGKACVIGPVYPTFWLSQFFADAWMLFPKEEEYLEWFKKAGFKDIKLKRIGPKWYRGVRRHGLIMGCSVTGVKPASGDSPLQLGPTAEDVTKPGNPLVFFMRFLLGAMAATYFVIIPIYMWLKDQIVPKGQPI
- the LOC122316801 gene encoding 2-methyl-6-phytyl-1,4-hydroquinone methyltransferase, chloroplastic-like isoform X2 — encoded protein: MASAMLNGAENLTLIGGINPKRLGFIGSDFHGRHFSKMGLVSCSRTSKGRTFLPKCSASAPRPASQPRFIQHKKEAFWFYRFLSIVYDHIINPGHWTEDMREDALEPADLSDRNMIVVDVGGGTGFTTLGIVKRVDAKNVTILDQSPHQLAKAKQKEPLKECKIIEGDAEDLPFPTDYADRYVSAGSIEYWPDPQRGIKEAYRVLKLGGKACVIGPVYPTFWLSQFFADAWMLFPKEEEYLEWFKKAGFKDIKLKRIGPKWYRGVRRHGLIMGCSVTGVKPASGDSPLQYHG